The following coding sequences lie in one Capsicum annuum cultivar UCD-10X-F1 chromosome 5, UCD10Xv1.1, whole genome shotgun sequence genomic window:
- the LOC107870014 gene encoding DNA-(apurinic or apyrimidinic site) endonuclease, chloroplastic isoform X6: MIQSLKLGLYNFITPNSVGVILRKPKFQVLVSVNLRIMGSRKRLFSTSSATAQSNEPENDGTRGEILVEDMETVEKMTVPQLRVKLRSLGIPSRGKKQELVASLKSFLDDKLNGNGSVAQEVQISSDESLEVADNTSKKKSRKVSSKHHDQTDVASEVPSTRQTKKRVKKDHIKDTSAEIVAKQAEVTQELSIESNDIKGKKKVRAKKKVSSATASAHIGVSEGIDLSVNQDEPWTIFAHKKPKDGWIVYNPKTMRPAPLLKDTKHVKLLSWNVNGLRALLKLKKLCIQQLADKEDFDVLCLQETKLQEKDVEAIKETLHNYKNSFWTCSVAKLGYSGTAIISRIKPLSIKYGLGIPDHDTEGRLVTVEFDDFYLLCGYVPNSGDGLRRLTYRITEWDPSLGNYMKELEKSKPVVLTGDLNCAHEEIDIYNPAGNKRSAGFTEEERQSFETNFLNKGFVDTFRKQHPGVVGYTYWGYRHGGRKTNKGWRLDYFLVSECIADKVHDSYILPDVDGSDHSPIGLVLKLS; the protein is encoded by the exons ATGATACAATCTCTCAAGTTAGGCCTATACAATTTCATCACTCCCAATAG TGTAGGAGTAATTTTAAGGAAACCCAAGTTTCAAGTTTTGGTTTCTGTGAATTTGAGAATAATGGGGTCTAGAAAAAGGCTCTTTTCAACCTCATCAGCTACTGCACAATCAAATGAACCA GAAAATGATGGTACGAGAGGGGAAATTCTTGTGGAGGATATGGAAACAGTCGAGAAAATGACAGTTCCTCAGCTCAGAGTAAAACTTAG GAGTCTTGGGATTCCTTCCAGAGGTAAGAAGCAAGAGCTTGTTGCTTCTTTGAAGTCTTTTCTCGACGACAAACTTAATG GCAATGGATCGGTGGCACAAGAGGTTCAAATATCATCTGACGAGAGTCTAGAAGTAGCAGATAACACTTCAAAGAAGAAGTCTAGAAAAGTGTCGAGTAAGCATCATGACCAAACCGACGTTGCATCAGAGGTTCCTAGTACTAGGCAGACGAAAAAACGAGTGAAAAAAGACCACATCAAGGATACTAGTGCTGAAATTGTTGCTAAGCAAGCTGAAGTTACCCAAGAGCTTTCGATTGAATCTAATGACATCAAAG GCAAGAAAAAAGTACGAGCAAAGAAAAAAGTTTCATCAGCGACTGCTTCAGCACACATTGGAGTTTCTGAGGGCATTGATCTTTCGGTAAATCAAGATGAACCTTGGACTATTTTTGCCCACAAGAAGCCAAAAGATGGGTGGATTGTATACAATCCTAAAACAATGAGGCCAGCACCTCTCTTGAAGGATACAAAACATGTTAAGTTGTTGTCTTGGAATGTCAATGGCTTGAGGGCCCTTTTGAAGTTAAAGAAACTTTGCATACAACAGCTTGCCGATAAAGAAGATTTTGATGTACTATGCTTACAGGAGACAAAACTCCAG GAGAAAGACGTTGAAGCAATCAAAGAAACTCTCCACAACTATAAGAATAGCTTTTGGACGTGCAGTGTCGCTAAGCTTGGGTATTCTGGTACGGCAATCATCTCACGG ATTAAACCACTTTCTATCAAATATGGTCTCGGCATACCTGATCACGACACTGAAGGACGACTTGTCACGGTGGAATTTGATGACTTCTATTTACTGTGTGGATATGTTCCAAATTCTGGCGATGGACTAAGACGATTG ACATACAGAATTACGGAGTGGGATCCTTCTCTCGGCAATTACATGAAA GAGCTAGAAAAGTCAAAACCAGTTGTTTTGACCGGTGATCTAAATTGCGCCCACGAGGAGATAGATATATATAATCCCGCG GGAAATAAAAGAAGTGCAGGCTTTACCGAAGAAGAAAGACAGTCCTTCGAGACAAACTTTCTAAACAAGGGGTTTGTAGATACATTCCGGAAGCAGCATCCTGGTGTCGTTGGTTACACTTACTGGGGTTATCGTCATGGTGGACGTAAAACTAACAAAG GATGGCGGCTTGACTACTTCCTTGTCTCGGAATGCATTGCTGACAAGGTGCATGACTCGTACATTCTCCCAGATGTCGATGGCAGTGACCACAGTCCCATCGGCCTTGTCCTGAAGCTATCGTAG
- the LOC107870014 gene encoding DNA-(apurinic or apyrimidinic site) endonuclease, chloroplastic isoform X5, with product MIQSLKLGLYNFITPNSVGVILRKPKFQVLVSVNLRIMGSRKRLFSTSSATAQSNEPVSVAAEKGVLKENDGTRGEILVEDMETVEKMTVPQLRVKLRSLGIPSRGKKQELVASLKSFLDDKLNGNGSVAQEVQISSDESLEVADNTSKKKSRKVSSKHHDQTDVASEVPSTRQTKKRVKKDHIKDTSAEIVAKQAEVTQELSIESNDIKGKKKVRAKKKVSSATASAHIGVSEGIDLSVNQDEPWTIFAHKKPKDGWIVYNPKTMRPAPLLKDTKHVKLLSWNVNGLRALLKLKKLCIQQLADKEDFDVLCLQETKLQEKDVEAIKETLHNYKNSFWTCSVAKLGYSGTAIISRIKPLSIKYGLGIPDHDTEGRLVTVEFDDFYLLCGYVPNSGDGLRRLTYRITEWDPSLGNYMKELEKSKPVVLTGDLNCAHEEIDIYNPAGNKRSAGFTEEERQSFETNFLNKGFVDTFRKQHPGVVGYTYWGYRHGGRKTNKGWRLDYFLVSECIADKVHDSYILPDVDGSDHSPIGLVLKLS from the exons ATGATACAATCTCTCAAGTTAGGCCTATACAATTTCATCACTCCCAATAG TGTAGGAGTAATTTTAAGGAAACCCAAGTTTCAAGTTTTGGTTTCTGTGAATTTGAGAATAATGGGGTCTAGAAAAAGGCTCTTTTCAACCTCATCAGCTACTGCACAATCAAATGAACCAGTAAGTGTTGCAGCTGAAAAGGGTGTTTTAAAG GAAAATGATGGTACGAGAGGGGAAATTCTTGTGGAGGATATGGAAACAGTCGAGAAAATGACAGTTCCTCAGCTCAGAGTAAAACTTAG GAGTCTTGGGATTCCTTCCAGAGGTAAGAAGCAAGAGCTTGTTGCTTCTTTGAAGTCTTTTCTCGACGACAAACTTAATG GCAATGGATCGGTGGCACAAGAGGTTCAAATATCATCTGACGAGAGTCTAGAAGTAGCAGATAACACTTCAAAGAAGAAGTCTAGAAAAGTGTCGAGTAAGCATCATGACCAAACCGACGTTGCATCAGAGGTTCCTAGTACTAGGCAGACGAAAAAACGAGTGAAAAAAGACCACATCAAGGATACTAGTGCTGAAATTGTTGCTAAGCAAGCTGAAGTTACCCAAGAGCTTTCGATTGAATCTAATGACATCAAAG GCAAGAAAAAAGTACGAGCAAAGAAAAAAGTTTCATCAGCGACTGCTTCAGCACACATTGGAGTTTCTGAGGGCATTGATCTTTCGGTAAATCAAGATGAACCTTGGACTATTTTTGCCCACAAGAAGCCAAAAGATGGGTGGATTGTATACAATCCTAAAACAATGAGGCCAGCACCTCTCTTGAAGGATACAAAACATGTTAAGTTGTTGTCTTGGAATGTCAATGGCTTGAGGGCCCTTTTGAAGTTAAAGAAACTTTGCATACAACAGCTTGCCGATAAAGAAGATTTTGATGTACTATGCTTACAGGAGACAAAACTCCAG GAGAAAGACGTTGAAGCAATCAAAGAAACTCTCCACAACTATAAGAATAGCTTTTGGACGTGCAGTGTCGCTAAGCTTGGGTATTCTGGTACGGCAATCATCTCACGG ATTAAACCACTTTCTATCAAATATGGTCTCGGCATACCTGATCACGACACTGAAGGACGACTTGTCACGGTGGAATTTGATGACTTCTATTTACTGTGTGGATATGTTCCAAATTCTGGCGATGGACTAAGACGATTG ACATACAGAATTACGGAGTGGGATCCTTCTCTCGGCAATTACATGAAA GAGCTAGAAAAGTCAAAACCAGTTGTTTTGACCGGTGATCTAAATTGCGCCCACGAGGAGATAGATATATATAATCCCGCG GGAAATAAAAGAAGTGCAGGCTTTACCGAAGAAGAAAGACAGTCCTTCGAGACAAACTTTCTAAACAAGGGGTTTGTAGATACATTCCGGAAGCAGCATCCTGGTGTCGTTGGTTACACTTACTGGGGTTATCGTCATGGTGGACGTAAAACTAACAAAG GATGGCGGCTTGACTACTTCCTTGTCTCGGAATGCATTGCTGACAAGGTGCATGACTCGTACATTCTCCCAGATGTCGATGGCAGTGACCACAGTCCCATCGGCCTTGTCCTGAAGCTATCGTAG
- the LOC107870014 gene encoding DNA-(apurinic or apyrimidinic site) endonuclease, chloroplastic isoform X8 has translation MIQSLKLGLYNFITPNRSLGIPSRGKKQELVASLKSFLDDKLNGNGSVAQEVQISSDESLEVADNTSKKKSRKVSSKHHDQTDVASEVPSTRQTKKRVKKDHIKDTSAEIVAKQAEVTQELSIESNDIKGKKKVRAKKKVSSATASAHIGVSEGIDLSVNQDEPWTIFAHKKPKDGWIVYNPKTMRPAPLLKDTKHVKLLSWNVNGLRALLKLKKLCIQQLADKEDFDVLCLQETKLQEKDVEAIKETLHNYKNSFWTCSVAKLGYSGTAIISRIKPLSIKYGLGIPDHDTEGRLVTVEFDDFYLLCGYVPNSGDGLRRLTYRITEWDPSLGNYMKELEKSKPVVLTGDLNCAHEEIDIYNPAGNKRSAGFTEEERQSFETNFLNKGFVDTFRKQHPGVVGYTYWGYRHGGRKTNKGWRLDYFLVSECIADKVHDSYILPDVDGSDHSPIGLVLKLS, from the exons ATGATACAATCTCTCAAGTTAGGCCTATACAATTTCATCACTCCCAATAG GAGTCTTGGGATTCCTTCCAGAGGTAAGAAGCAAGAGCTTGTTGCTTCTTTGAAGTCTTTTCTCGACGACAAACTTAATG GCAATGGATCGGTGGCACAAGAGGTTCAAATATCATCTGACGAGAGTCTAGAAGTAGCAGATAACACTTCAAAGAAGAAGTCTAGAAAAGTGTCGAGTAAGCATCATGACCAAACCGACGTTGCATCAGAGGTTCCTAGTACTAGGCAGACGAAAAAACGAGTGAAAAAAGACCACATCAAGGATACTAGTGCTGAAATTGTTGCTAAGCAAGCTGAAGTTACCCAAGAGCTTTCGATTGAATCTAATGACATCAAAG GCAAGAAAAAAGTACGAGCAAAGAAAAAAGTTTCATCAGCGACTGCTTCAGCACACATTGGAGTTTCTGAGGGCATTGATCTTTCGGTAAATCAAGATGAACCTTGGACTATTTTTGCCCACAAGAAGCCAAAAGATGGGTGGATTGTATACAATCCTAAAACAATGAGGCCAGCACCTCTCTTGAAGGATACAAAACATGTTAAGTTGTTGTCTTGGAATGTCAATGGCTTGAGGGCCCTTTTGAAGTTAAAGAAACTTTGCATACAACAGCTTGCCGATAAAGAAGATTTTGATGTACTATGCTTACAGGAGACAAAACTCCAG GAGAAAGACGTTGAAGCAATCAAAGAAACTCTCCACAACTATAAGAATAGCTTTTGGACGTGCAGTGTCGCTAAGCTTGGGTATTCTGGTACGGCAATCATCTCACGG ATTAAACCACTTTCTATCAAATATGGTCTCGGCATACCTGATCACGACACTGAAGGACGACTTGTCACGGTGGAATTTGATGACTTCTATTTACTGTGTGGATATGTTCCAAATTCTGGCGATGGACTAAGACGATTG ACATACAGAATTACGGAGTGGGATCCTTCTCTCGGCAATTACATGAAA GAGCTAGAAAAGTCAAAACCAGTTGTTTTGACCGGTGATCTAAATTGCGCCCACGAGGAGATAGATATATATAATCCCGCG GGAAATAAAAGAAGTGCAGGCTTTACCGAAGAAGAAAGACAGTCCTTCGAGACAAACTTTCTAAACAAGGGGTTTGTAGATACATTCCGGAAGCAGCATCCTGGTGTCGTTGGTTACACTTACTGGGGTTATCGTCATGGTGGACGTAAAACTAACAAAG GATGGCGGCTTGACTACTTCCTTGTCTCGGAATGCATTGCTGACAAGGTGCATGACTCGTACATTCTCCCAGATGTCGATGGCAGTGACCACAGTCCCATCGGCCTTGTCCTGAAGCTATCGTAG
- the LOC107870014 gene encoding DNA-(apurinic or apyrimidinic site) endonuclease, chloroplastic isoform X3 — translation MIQSLKLGLYNFITPNSVGVILRKPKFQVLVSVNLRIMGSRKRLFSTSSATAQSNEPVSVAAEKGVLKENDGTRGEILVEDMETVEKMTVPQLRVKLRSLGIPSRGKKQELVASLKSFLDDKLNGNGSVAQEVQISSDESLEVADNTSKKKSRKVSSKHHDQTDVASEVPSTRQTKKRVKKDHIKDTSAEIVAKQAEVTQELSIESNDIKGKKKVRAKKKVSSATASAHIGVSEGIDLSVNQDEPWTIFAHKKPKDGWIVYNPKTMRPAPLLKDTKHVKLLSWNVNGLRALLKLKKLCIQQLADKEDFDVLCLQETKLQVIGVNVSKGNGKGVSFLCFWSLDILEKDVEAIKETLHNYKNSFWTCSVAKLGYSGTAIISRIKPLSIKYGLGIPDHDTEGRLVTVEFDDFYLLCGYVPNSGDGLRRLTYRITEWDPSLGNYMKELEKSKPVVLTGDLNCAHEEIDIYNPAGNKRSAGFTEEERQSFETNFLNKGFVDTFRKQHPGVVGYTYWGYRHGGRKTNKGWRLDYFLVSECIADKVHDSYILPDVDGSDHSPIGLVLKLS, via the exons ATGATACAATCTCTCAAGTTAGGCCTATACAATTTCATCACTCCCAATAG TGTAGGAGTAATTTTAAGGAAACCCAAGTTTCAAGTTTTGGTTTCTGTGAATTTGAGAATAATGGGGTCTAGAAAAAGGCTCTTTTCAACCTCATCAGCTACTGCACAATCAAATGAACCAGTAAGTGTTGCAGCTGAAAAGGGTGTTTTAAAG GAAAATGATGGTACGAGAGGGGAAATTCTTGTGGAGGATATGGAAACAGTCGAGAAAATGACAGTTCCTCAGCTCAGAGTAAAACTTAG GAGTCTTGGGATTCCTTCCAGAGGTAAGAAGCAAGAGCTTGTTGCTTCTTTGAAGTCTTTTCTCGACGACAAACTTAATG GCAATGGATCGGTGGCACAAGAGGTTCAAATATCATCTGACGAGAGTCTAGAAGTAGCAGATAACACTTCAAAGAAGAAGTCTAGAAAAGTGTCGAGTAAGCATCATGACCAAACCGACGTTGCATCAGAGGTTCCTAGTACTAGGCAGACGAAAAAACGAGTGAAAAAAGACCACATCAAGGATACTAGTGCTGAAATTGTTGCTAAGCAAGCTGAAGTTACCCAAGAGCTTTCGATTGAATCTAATGACATCAAAG GCAAGAAAAAAGTACGAGCAAAGAAAAAAGTTTCATCAGCGACTGCTTCAGCACACATTGGAGTTTCTGAGGGCATTGATCTTTCGGTAAATCAAGATGAACCTTGGACTATTTTTGCCCACAAGAAGCCAAAAGATGGGTGGATTGTATACAATCCTAAAACAATGAGGCCAGCACCTCTCTTGAAGGATACAAAACATGTTAAGTTGTTGTCTTGGAATGTCAATGGCTTGAGGGCCCTTTTGAAGTTAAAGAAACTTTGCATACAACAGCTTGCCGATAAAGAAGATTTTGATGTACTATGCTTACAGGAGACAAAACTCCAG GTTATTGGAGTGAATGTAAGTAAGGGAAATGGTAAAGGCGTAAGTTTCTTATGCTTTTGGAGTTTGGACATTCTG GAGAAAGACGTTGAAGCAATCAAAGAAACTCTCCACAACTATAAGAATAGCTTTTGGACGTGCAGTGTCGCTAAGCTTGGGTATTCTGGTACGGCAATCATCTCACGG ATTAAACCACTTTCTATCAAATATGGTCTCGGCATACCTGATCACGACACTGAAGGACGACTTGTCACGGTGGAATTTGATGACTTCTATTTACTGTGTGGATATGTTCCAAATTCTGGCGATGGACTAAGACGATTG ACATACAGAATTACGGAGTGGGATCCTTCTCTCGGCAATTACATGAAA GAGCTAGAAAAGTCAAAACCAGTTGTTTTGACCGGTGATCTAAATTGCGCCCACGAGGAGATAGATATATATAATCCCGCG GGAAATAAAAGAAGTGCAGGCTTTACCGAAGAAGAAAGACAGTCCTTCGAGACAAACTTTCTAAACAAGGGGTTTGTAGATACATTCCGGAAGCAGCATCCTGGTGTCGTTGGTTACACTTACTGGGGTTATCGTCATGGTGGACGTAAAACTAACAAAG GATGGCGGCTTGACTACTTCCTTGTCTCGGAATGCATTGCTGACAAGGTGCATGACTCGTACATTCTCCCAGATGTCGATGGCAGTGACCACAGTCCCATCGGCCTTGTCCTGAAGCTATCGTAG
- the LOC107870014 gene encoding DNA-(apurinic or apyrimidinic site) endonuclease, chloroplastic isoform X1 — MIQSLKLGLYNFITPNSVGVILRKPKFQVLVSVNLRIMGSRKRLFSTSSATAQSNEPVSVAAEKGVLKENSSKSRGILVEDMEIVEKEPMTVAAEKGVLKENDGTRGEILVEDMETVEKMTVPQLRVKLRSLGIPSRGKKQELVASLKSFLDDKLNGNGSVAQEVQISSDESLEVADNTSKKKSRKVSSKHHDQTDVASEVPSTRQTKKRVKKDHIKDTSAEIVAKQAEVTQELSIESNDIKGKKKVRAKKKVSSATASAHIGVSEGIDLSVNQDEPWTIFAHKKPKDGWIVYNPKTMRPAPLLKDTKHVKLLSWNVNGLRALLKLKKLCIQQLADKEDFDVLCLQETKLQVIGVNVSKGNGKGVSFLCFWSLDILEKDVEAIKETLHNYKNSFWTCSVAKLGYSGTAIISRIKPLSIKYGLGIPDHDTEGRLVTVEFDDFYLLCGYVPNSGDGLRRLTYRITEWDPSLGNYMKELEKSKPVVLTGDLNCAHEEIDIYNPAGNKRSAGFTEEERQSFETNFLNKGFVDTFRKQHPGVVGYTYWGYRHGGRKTNKGWRLDYFLVSECIADKVHDSYILPDVDGSDHSPIGLVLKLS, encoded by the exons ATGATACAATCTCTCAAGTTAGGCCTATACAATTTCATCACTCCCAATAG TGTAGGAGTAATTTTAAGGAAACCCAAGTTTCAAGTTTTGGTTTCTGTGAATTTGAGAATAATGGGGTCTAGAAAAAGGCTCTTTTCAACCTCATCAGCTACTGCACAATCAAATGAACCAGTAAGTGTTGCAGCTGAAAAGGGTGTTTTAAAG GAAAATAGTAGCAAGAGTAGGGGGATTCTTGTGGAGGATATGGAAATAGTAGAGAAAGAACCAATGACTGTTGCAGCTGAAAAGGGTGTTTTAAAG GAAAATGATGGTACGAGAGGGGAAATTCTTGTGGAGGATATGGAAACAGTCGAGAAAATGACAGTTCCTCAGCTCAGAGTAAAACTTAG GAGTCTTGGGATTCCTTCCAGAGGTAAGAAGCAAGAGCTTGTTGCTTCTTTGAAGTCTTTTCTCGACGACAAACTTAATG GCAATGGATCGGTGGCACAAGAGGTTCAAATATCATCTGACGAGAGTCTAGAAGTAGCAGATAACACTTCAAAGAAGAAGTCTAGAAAAGTGTCGAGTAAGCATCATGACCAAACCGACGTTGCATCAGAGGTTCCTAGTACTAGGCAGACGAAAAAACGAGTGAAAAAAGACCACATCAAGGATACTAGTGCTGAAATTGTTGCTAAGCAAGCTGAAGTTACCCAAGAGCTTTCGATTGAATCTAATGACATCAAAG GCAAGAAAAAAGTACGAGCAAAGAAAAAAGTTTCATCAGCGACTGCTTCAGCACACATTGGAGTTTCTGAGGGCATTGATCTTTCGGTAAATCAAGATGAACCTTGGACTATTTTTGCCCACAAGAAGCCAAAAGATGGGTGGATTGTATACAATCCTAAAACAATGAGGCCAGCACCTCTCTTGAAGGATACAAAACATGTTAAGTTGTTGTCTTGGAATGTCAATGGCTTGAGGGCCCTTTTGAAGTTAAAGAAACTTTGCATACAACAGCTTGCCGATAAAGAAGATTTTGATGTACTATGCTTACAGGAGACAAAACTCCAG GTTATTGGAGTGAATGTAAGTAAGGGAAATGGTAAAGGCGTAAGTTTCTTATGCTTTTGGAGTTTGGACATTCTG GAGAAAGACGTTGAAGCAATCAAAGAAACTCTCCACAACTATAAGAATAGCTTTTGGACGTGCAGTGTCGCTAAGCTTGGGTATTCTGGTACGGCAATCATCTCACGG ATTAAACCACTTTCTATCAAATATGGTCTCGGCATACCTGATCACGACACTGAAGGACGACTTGTCACGGTGGAATTTGATGACTTCTATTTACTGTGTGGATATGTTCCAAATTCTGGCGATGGACTAAGACGATTG ACATACAGAATTACGGAGTGGGATCCTTCTCTCGGCAATTACATGAAA GAGCTAGAAAAGTCAAAACCAGTTGTTTTGACCGGTGATCTAAATTGCGCCCACGAGGAGATAGATATATATAATCCCGCG GGAAATAAAAGAAGTGCAGGCTTTACCGAAGAAGAAAGACAGTCCTTCGAGACAAACTTTCTAAACAAGGGGTTTGTAGATACATTCCGGAAGCAGCATCCTGGTGTCGTTGGTTACACTTACTGGGGTTATCGTCATGGTGGACGTAAAACTAACAAAG GATGGCGGCTTGACTACTTCCTTGTCTCGGAATGCATTGCTGACAAGGTGCATGACTCGTACATTCTCCCAGATGTCGATGGCAGTGACCACAGTCCCATCGGCCTTGTCCTGAAGCTATCGTAG
- the LOC107870014 gene encoding DNA-(apurinic or apyrimidinic site) endonuclease, chloroplastic isoform X4 yields MIQSLKLGLYNFITPNSVGVILRKPKFQVLVSVNLRIMGSRKRLFSTSSATAQSNEPENDGTRGEILVEDMETVEKMTVPQLRVKLRSLGIPSRGKKQELVASLKSFLDDKLNGNGSVAQEVQISSDESLEVADNTSKKKSRKVSSKHHDQTDVASEVPSTRQTKKRVKKDHIKDTSAEIVAKQAEVTQELSIESNDIKGKKKVRAKKKVSSATASAHIGVSEGIDLSVNQDEPWTIFAHKKPKDGWIVYNPKTMRPAPLLKDTKHVKLLSWNVNGLRALLKLKKLCIQQLADKEDFDVLCLQETKLQVIGVNVSKGNGKGVSFLCFWSLDILEKDVEAIKETLHNYKNSFWTCSVAKLGYSGTAIISRIKPLSIKYGLGIPDHDTEGRLVTVEFDDFYLLCGYVPNSGDGLRRLTYRITEWDPSLGNYMKELEKSKPVVLTGDLNCAHEEIDIYNPAGNKRSAGFTEEERQSFETNFLNKGFVDTFRKQHPGVVGYTYWGYRHGGRKTNKGWRLDYFLVSECIADKVHDSYILPDVDGSDHSPIGLVLKLS; encoded by the exons ATGATACAATCTCTCAAGTTAGGCCTATACAATTTCATCACTCCCAATAG TGTAGGAGTAATTTTAAGGAAACCCAAGTTTCAAGTTTTGGTTTCTGTGAATTTGAGAATAATGGGGTCTAGAAAAAGGCTCTTTTCAACCTCATCAGCTACTGCACAATCAAATGAACCA GAAAATGATGGTACGAGAGGGGAAATTCTTGTGGAGGATATGGAAACAGTCGAGAAAATGACAGTTCCTCAGCTCAGAGTAAAACTTAG GAGTCTTGGGATTCCTTCCAGAGGTAAGAAGCAAGAGCTTGTTGCTTCTTTGAAGTCTTTTCTCGACGACAAACTTAATG GCAATGGATCGGTGGCACAAGAGGTTCAAATATCATCTGACGAGAGTCTAGAAGTAGCAGATAACACTTCAAAGAAGAAGTCTAGAAAAGTGTCGAGTAAGCATCATGACCAAACCGACGTTGCATCAGAGGTTCCTAGTACTAGGCAGACGAAAAAACGAGTGAAAAAAGACCACATCAAGGATACTAGTGCTGAAATTGTTGCTAAGCAAGCTGAAGTTACCCAAGAGCTTTCGATTGAATCTAATGACATCAAAG GCAAGAAAAAAGTACGAGCAAAGAAAAAAGTTTCATCAGCGACTGCTTCAGCACACATTGGAGTTTCTGAGGGCATTGATCTTTCGGTAAATCAAGATGAACCTTGGACTATTTTTGCCCACAAGAAGCCAAAAGATGGGTGGATTGTATACAATCCTAAAACAATGAGGCCAGCACCTCTCTTGAAGGATACAAAACATGTTAAGTTGTTGTCTTGGAATGTCAATGGCTTGAGGGCCCTTTTGAAGTTAAAGAAACTTTGCATACAACAGCTTGCCGATAAAGAAGATTTTGATGTACTATGCTTACAGGAGACAAAACTCCAG GTTATTGGAGTGAATGTAAGTAAGGGAAATGGTAAAGGCGTAAGTTTCTTATGCTTTTGGAGTTTGGACATTCTG GAGAAAGACGTTGAAGCAATCAAAGAAACTCTCCACAACTATAAGAATAGCTTTTGGACGTGCAGTGTCGCTAAGCTTGGGTATTCTGGTACGGCAATCATCTCACGG ATTAAACCACTTTCTATCAAATATGGTCTCGGCATACCTGATCACGACACTGAAGGACGACTTGTCACGGTGGAATTTGATGACTTCTATTTACTGTGTGGATATGTTCCAAATTCTGGCGATGGACTAAGACGATTG ACATACAGAATTACGGAGTGGGATCCTTCTCTCGGCAATTACATGAAA GAGCTAGAAAAGTCAAAACCAGTTGTTTTGACCGGTGATCTAAATTGCGCCCACGAGGAGATAGATATATATAATCCCGCG GGAAATAAAAGAAGTGCAGGCTTTACCGAAGAAGAAAGACAGTCCTTCGAGACAAACTTTCTAAACAAGGGGTTTGTAGATACATTCCGGAAGCAGCATCCTGGTGTCGTTGGTTACACTTACTGGGGTTATCGTCATGGTGGACGTAAAACTAACAAAG GATGGCGGCTTGACTACTTCCTTGTCTCGGAATGCATTGCTGACAAGGTGCATGACTCGTACATTCTCCCAGATGTCGATGGCAGTGACCACAGTCCCATCGGCCTTGTCCTGAAGCTATCGTAG